From Rutidosis leptorrhynchoides isolate AG116_Rl617_1_P2 chromosome 3, CSIRO_AGI_Rlap_v1, whole genome shotgun sequence, a single genomic window includes:
- the LOC139898685 gene encoding uncharacterized protein gives MTELERQKWNVRPFISHKRTSLPKSTLQKLKEVLLEGNHPQLASLKEMSNVGGENVLKNTILKEHEIYKESPVIGLEGNTLTDDVDPTLSKKLEDTCGNVNIDLGEDDNDILPNVSISGPSRNGKNPIENGSQLETGTDSEKSYDEGTDIASKKEAFLSSQQTLSQDFMATIDCSEIYLCMKCNKDGQLLVCSSDTCPIRVHERCVGSAAKFDENGNYFCPFCAYSHAISKYLEVKKKASLARKNVQAFLSSGIKDKPEVYSEKEACLDNNELSPTRDVGPSPKKDKVSSNEDTMMRSKDHCVPAGSPH, from the exons ATGACGGAGTTAGAAAGGCAGAAGTGGAATGTTCGTCCATTCATATCGCATAAAAGGACCTCTTTGCCTAAAAGTACTTTGCAAAAG CTTAAGGAAGTACTTCTTGAGGGAAATCACCCGCAGCTTGCATCATTAAAAGAGATGAGTAATGTAGGAGGTGAAAATGTATTGAAAAATACAATCCTAAAAGAACATGAAATTTATAAAGAATCCCCTGTTATAGGCTTAGAGGGAAACACGTTAACAGATGACGTGGACCCTACACTATCAAAAAAACTTGAAGATACTTGTGGTAATGTTAATATTGATCTTGGTGAGGATGATAATGACATTCTACCAAATGTTTCAATTAGTGGGCCCTCTCGTAATGGAAAAAATCCCATTGAAAATGGTAGTCAACTTGAAACAGGGACCGATAGTGAAAAATCTTATGATGAGGGGACTGATATTGCTTCAAAGAAAGAAGCTTTTTTGAGCTCTCAACAAACACTTAGTCAAGATTTCATGGCAACAATTGATTGCAGTGAGATTTATCTTTGTATGAAGTGTAACAAAGATGGTCAGTTATTGGTTTGTAGTTCTGATACTTGTCCGATTAGGGTTCACGAGAGGTGTGTAGGATCTGCTGCAAAGTTTGATGAAAATGGGAATTATTTCTGCCCGTTTTGTGCGTATTCTCATGCAATATCCAAGTATCTTGAAGTTAAGAAAAAGGCTTCTTTGGCTAGGAAAAATGTACAAGCGTTTTTAAGCTCGGGGATCAAAGACAAACCAGAGGTGTATTCTGAAAAAGAAGCTTGCTTGGATAACAATGAATTAAGCCCAACTAGAGACGTGGGCCCGAGCCCAAAGAAGGACAAAGTAAGTAGCAATGAGGATACGATGATGAGAAGTAAAGATCATTGTGTGCCAGCTGGCTCACCTCATTGA